The stretch of DNA cctcgagtcgatgagacactgggtgtcactatatttcttcggatagattcgatgaggtactgggtaccaactttctttggctctgccgatgagacactgggtgtcaattattgcttcgaactatccgatgaggcactgggtgccatactggtgtgtttggttggatccgtgtatccgccaaagtccgagtttcGTTAATAGGGTAATTAATGAAATGATAAACCGGACGAGTTGATCGAACGAGCtactgaaatgaaatgaaaaagttgaattgtgaattgaaatgtgaaatgagattgagaaatgaacctaaggttcatgaaatgtttaaatttaaattgtggATGTGTGATATTAGTTGATGATTTGTTATTATTGAAATGTggaatttgaattatggtaataccactgagtatgaattactcagcgtacgattgtttccgtgcgcaggtcgatagaagtcaaaggtcccggttcagcatccagattaATCCCGGCTTCGGcaaaacttggtgatgtatttttcctttggtaaaggtggcatgtacatagattgtgtataaaggttattatgttttaatatataatggttaaaaatgttagtattaaaagtttatggattttaatgaaagaagtctatctattttatctaattagtacattgttaaattttaaattgatattgtgtagattgagtttgattagaagtatttagaatagaaaatgtgaatgtgaaatgaattggttgaattggtgatATTTGGGAACTGTATGGTTTTAATTTgtagggggttttatgtaaaaataagcagaaatgctgccgaaatttttataaaaaaaatgaagtcatttggtaaacaaactaataaattttatgaattattttaatatattggttatttatttaagaattgttGTAAATCGTTCGAtacgtccggtaatgcctcgtaattctgttccggcgacggttcggggttaaggggtgttacaatttttgcGTCAAACTTCCAAACCATTTTAGACACCTTGATATTTCTTGGGCTTAGGTCGTGAAATAATATTAGTTAGACCTTTCGATtacttttgaatttatatattctgagcccaaaatgaaattttataactaaaaTTATAGTCGCAATACGGTAataatattgtattgaaaatttactcatttttctTGAATTATTTTCCTAAatccataataaataaaatataagtataaataatataattaagaagTCAAATAACATAATTCAAGAGGAGAAATATCATAAATAGATTGAAAAATACGCACTTATcaatttgggttgttttggttTTAGTTTTTTCAGATTCGAATCATTCGAGTTTGAATCTAAGTTTTTGAGCTGAGTCGTTAtagtttttgatatttttaataatagTCATTTTAGATTTCAATCATTAagagtttaaattattttgtgcTCAGTTCAATTTTGTATTTAGTTTAGTTTAAGTTCAAATTGTACAAAATAAGATGATTATCTATTTATCAtgaaatcaaattgaattgagttaGGATGGATAGTATTTTTAAAtggggaataatttttttaatttattaattcaacCCTAGTAAAAAGtaacatttaacaattttttaagttaaattttttcaaactttaacttcaattaattttaaatattttaaatttataaatactttaaaattattttttataatatattttttaaaactcttattCATAaccaattataaaaattaaaagaattaaattaaaaagtattgaccactgaaaataataaattttcattaaaccAAAGAAATATTTCTTTTGGAGGGTTACCTTGACAATTTTGTCTCATTGTAAAGGAAGAATTCGGAGGTTGTATGCCCCTCATGAGTGGTCACCTTCATCTACCAGAAATATCTCCGACCGCACCAAATCACACCCCTCACTTCCCACGGCCTCAAttgagtttcaaaaaaaaaaaaaaaagcataatactaaatttagtccttaaactttacattttttcaattcaaccttattctttttttgagctaaatttagctctcaagcttttaaaaaaagagtaaaataatttttaatggaaatgctcaactaaaacattaatttttaacaatgtCAGCGTGACAACCCACATGATAGTCCTTATATACTTCATATTGATTTAGcattatttatcttatatgcgtcaacaaataatttaaaaattataaaaagggaTAATAGAAAGTTTTACTCTATACTTTAATGAAATTATCAATGTGGTACCTAAACTTTTATTCCGCCTATTGGATTTGGTACTCAATCCTTATCTTCCCACATCAACAAAATTTCTGACACCATTAGGGTCAGGTGCCAAATCAATAGACAAAATAAAAGTTTAGGTACCGCAATGGATAagttgaaagttcaagtaccacATTGACAATTTTATTAAAGAATACAGGTAAAACTTATCATTATCccttataaatattcaaaaatttttaaaaaaattgtataaattacaTGTGAATGGCCAagaaattatgttttaaaaaaatattttaattagtatttctgctaaaaataacaaaaaaaattatttttttaaaaggttaactGACAAAAttagcttaaagaaaataaagatcaaattgataaaagatgtaaatattgaaggttaaatttgatattatgccAGAAAAACACACTGACTACCCTCCATCCTGCCGCGGCTCATTGTTTAGTCCCTCGTCGGTCGTCACTGTATTTTCCTTTggattttacttttttattattttgttttacttcaaaatatctcaaaaatcaaaatttccatTCATAGATTCCGATAATTgctttagggttttaattttggGGGTCAGCCATAGAAAATGTCTCAATTCTCCACCGCATTCACGGCCGCCTCCTCGGTCTCACTTCCTCCTCCGTCGTTCAACGTATCGGTTTCTAAACGCAGCTTCATCTATTGTTGTTCGTCGTCGCAGTCTAGAACGACCGTTGTTAATGGGAAATTCGATGGTAAAATCTTTGAAAGAGATGAGATTCGTTTCGGCTTGCCTAGCAAAGGTCGCATGGCTGGTGACACTCTCGATCTACTCAAGGTAGTACTGGCTTAACACTTGTTTCTTATTAAAGTTTGTGAATTATGATTAGAATCAAGCATTACGAGCTATAATATAGCTGTTAATTGTATAGAAATGGTGAAATATACCTTCCGTCCTTATGCTTTAACAAAGTTTGAGATTTAATTGCTatacaaagttaaaaaaaattgaatctatTCTGGTCTAAACGTTGATAAGATAGTATTTTCTGATAAAATTTGCTTATAATCAGGTATGCTTACTGGATAATAATGGTTTGCTTTTGAAATTTGTATGATTGCACCGTTAGCTTGATTGCATGGATGGTTAATTTTGATGGAAAATATTAATGGTGTCAACTACTGAGTTAaactcttttaaataaaaaatgtaaggggatttaattttagctttttaaAGTATAAGGGCTAAATCTCAAATTGCATTAATTATAGGACTAGCAGCGCAATTTGACCTttagaaattgatttattttctttattaattaattttatatggatttgtttattttgtataagAAACTGTAAAAGTGAGGCATTGGCACTTGGTGTGCAAAAAAATGCTTTGCATACAAAAGTGGATAACATTTATAATAAGttaatttaaaatgtattttttttaataataaaaatgtacaTAAATTTAGTAATCATGTCATTATGTCCTCATTTTGTCTTTcctttagagaaaaaaaaatctctaTCAAACTCTTTGGTCTGACCCCTTCCATTATTCTGTATTTGTCAAAAGGATTGTCAATTGTCGGTTAAGCAGGTCAATCCTAGACAGTATGTTGCACAAATACCTCAGGTTTGTGCTATCTTTCTCTCTCACAATATGCTTTGTACTTGGGACCTGTATATGATTTATATGTAGGATTGATACTGAACGCATAATTTGTTTTTATCCCAGCTTTCCAATGTAGAAGTCTGGTTTCAGCGGCCCAAAGACATTGTACGGAAATTGTTATCTGGAGATTTAGATCTTGGTATTGTGGGGCTTGATACTGTCAGTGAATATGGGCGGGTAAGTAGTTAGACATTGCATGGCCCAAAAACATTTTTTGATTCATCCTGTCATTATCAAAATGTTACTGAGAATCCAAATATCTAATTCTATGCAGTGAAACTGTTAGAATTTCAGCCTTGCCGATTATTTTTGCCATGTCATCTTAGAACTAGTTATACATTATTGTTTGAGTTATCTAATGTTAGGCTTGGAGGTGATCTGGTTTATTCTACTACTGCACTTATCCCTTTCGCCAATATGCAAAAAGATTCTTTCTTGAAAAAATGAATGCAGAATGGAACTTTACTGCTTCAATACTTTTATCAGGGGGATGAAGATCTTATCATTGTTCATGATGCCCTCAAGTATGGAGATTGCCGTTTGTCCCTTGCAGTAAGCAAATTCTTTGTTACTAGTACATAGCCAGATGCATCTTCCTGATATCCTTGCTACTGATGATTTGCATATTTTTGTTCAGATTCCTAAGTATGGGATCTTTGAGAATATCAATTCACTGAAGGAGCTAGCTCAGATGCCTCGGTGGACTATTGATAGACCTCTAAGAGTTGCAACTGGCTTCACTTATGTATAATATCCGCTTAAATGGATTTTGataattatattgattttagaaattatttttggtaccATCTGCTTGGGTTAGCTTATTGCCTATTGGCAATTGTTTCTATTTGactttaatttcttttctatCTTTCTACCTAGCTTGGTCCTAAATTTATGCAAGAAAACGGATTGAAGCATGTGATATTTTCAACTGCTGATGGAGCCTTAGAGGCAGCTCCTGCGGTAAGAGTTAAATTCTCCCGGAGTACCTGTAGTTTACTTTTCATTTGAAGttatttaaaattgaatgaaagaGTAGCTCATCCTTCTACAATTCTGTGTGTAATAATTTACTTAAACCTTACTGGACACTCTTATCATGCATATTATTGCTTTCCTAAAGGAAAAATATTCCCGCTTGAACTTCAGACTTCCAAGTCTAGTTGCTCATACACCTCAGTTAATTCTCTGCCACCTGCTTACGAGTCTTAAGATTGTTTTCCGGATTCATAAACTATAAATAGATTagttctctttctctctctcaatTTAAACGGTATGGGCATGCATTATCTGATATGTGATAAGAGAAAAAAGATTGTTCCGTTCCCATTTTGGGGTTAGATGATAAAAATGGAAGGAGTGAATGAAGGGAAGTGAGGTTGTTTATATGACAAAAGGAAGAAGTAACAAGGGAACATAGCAATGAGACTACCATAGAAACTAAGATACATAATCAGaggaaagaagagaaagaagCTTACCAGGCAACGAATATGCTGCCTAACTAATAACTCCATATTGAGTTCTTACTCAATTTAGGGGTGGGGGTGGCAGGTTGGAAGCCCTTTATTAATGAGGTAGCTGACCCTAAAGGCAATTCTGCTGTTCTACCTGCCTGTTTTTCACCCAATTGATATTTGACTGAACAAAATGTCCTGTCTTTCCCTTATTGaaggaaatgatatttgaaagaCAGTACTTACTAGATATGGATGAAGCAGTTTGGAAAATGATGGTTCTATTTGTCTTCATGATGTTATGGAAATAACTTCTCTTTGTTATTAATATAGATGGGAATAGCTGATGCAATCTTGGACCTTGTGAGTAGCGGGACAACTCTGAGGGAAAACAACTTGAAAGagattgaaggtggagttgtattGGAAAGTCAGGTAACCAGCTCTATATCTTTCCTGTTCCTGCAATTTTCAAGAATGTTATCTTGTCATCTGGAGTATGCTATTTTAAAAGGATTTGTTTTTAGAATATTTTGCCTGACCTTTAGTCCATTTTTCTTCAGGCTGTTCTAGTTGCAAGCAGAAAAGCATTAATCCAGCGGAAGGGAGCTCTAGACACAACACACGAGATTCTGGAAAGATTTGAGGCTCATTTGAGGGCAGCTGATCAGTTCATGGTATGGATATTCGTGATTCTTTGTTGTTATCTTTTCCCTTCCCTCCCAGTATTCATCCTGTTTATCTTTTTATGGCAGGTAACTGCAAATATGAGGGGCAGTAGCGCAAAGGAAGTTGCTGAGCGAGTACTGAGCCAGCCATTATTATCTGGGTTGCAGGTgagttttgaaaaaattttgctTCCTGGAGACTCTCACTTTTTCCTAATCTATTGCTAAATCTAAGATGGGTTTTAGAAATATCCATGTTTGCATTTTGCAGGGCCCCACAGTATCTCCAGTTCTTTGCAAGCGTGATGGAAAAGTAGCTGCTGACTACTATGCGATAGtcatatgtgtaccgaaaaaagCTCTATACAAGTCTGTACAACAGTTGAGAGCGGTAAGTCAtgacaaattataataaatactGCCTATATGTTATGGAAACTGTGGTTTTAATGCTTGTTCTATTTGCAGCACTAGTTTAAGTAGTGCACATCATTATAGTCATGAATTTGAATTTTCTCTGGTTCAGATTGGAGGCAGTGGAGTGCTAATTTCACCATTGACCTACATTTTCGACGAAGAGACCCCAAGATGGAGGGAACTGCTCTCGAAGCTTGGTCTTTAGTCTTTTACGATGAATACATGGGTGCATTACTTGCATTTCATATCAGAAGTTTTGAAGTCTTAAGGTACCAAGGTGGATTGGAAACTACTTTGGTGAGAGCAAGAACCTCCAAAAGTTTTGTATTATAGCCTTGTTTAATTAAAATGTCATTCTCCTGCCCCTTCTCTTtcgtttgtttttcttttctgatAGTGCAATCCTCATTGCAACCATAAATGATGATTTAGAGAACATGTCCTGCCCCTTCTCTTtcgtttgtttttcttttctgatAGTGCAATCCTCATTGCAACCATAAACGATGATTTAGAGAACATGTTTCCCTTTTCGATTGTGTATGTATGATTATGGGGAACTGTTTGTATAGCTGCTAGTTTGCAGTTCTTATTGAAATGTATAGTCACTTTATGTACGCTCTTAGCTTAGATGAAATCTACGTGCTTGGTAATTTTATTACATCCTTGGGGAAATACAACAAAACATCTCTCCTTTCAAATTAATATAGTTCACTAAGCCCAAAAAGACAGGTGGAAAACCATCAAAGGAACTTAAAGTAAGGAGCTCTCGAACTGGTAACTGGCATTTCAACCTTGTTATGTAGAGCTAGAATGCTTGGATGTTCCATTTCTCTTTGTTCTTGTGAGCCAAACCCAAATAACTCGATGACTTTTGGTTCACTAACTGTTATATCTGGCTTCAGGCTAATAAATTCAAACATCAGACCAGGTTGATTTTGAAGCCCGTCAGTCTGTTCATTGTTTACAGTTCGACCAGTGCTGCTGTTGGAGGCAACAGTTGCTTCCTCTTCAACATCAGTGTAGCTTGCATCGTGGTTCTGAACTAGTGGTAAACATTCTCCCCTAATCATTCCAATTCTGTTGTGCCCCTAACCATCTTTATCCATCTTCCTACAAACCATCACTGTATCACCGATTGCCGGCTTCCAACGCTGCAAAAATGGAAGCCATCCCTTACTAAGAACAGGCTTCGGATAGTCTTTCTTCCTCCTTATAGAACAACAAAATAACCAGACTTTGCCATGGTCAGTCATCCTTCACCTTAAACTCCCACTTTATTTGGAACAGACCACCTGTTCTCAGTATCAATCTTTGTAAGTCTCTTGACGAATAAtagtttttctatttccattGTTTAAGGAAAAGTGAGTTGAAGAGgtagattaaaatattattttggtatGGAGTGATATGGAGTACACGGATTGTTTGGAGAAGGGGGGGggttactttaaaaatattattttggtagATTAAAAACACTAATTTTTGCTAACATGGAGTTGATATTTGGAGGGGGCTTTTAAGAAAATCTTATCAACTttcacaaaaaataattaatggtTTTGTTTGGTATTGtatgagttttaatttttatattttaatttgatattgttTTATGACATTATTTGTCAGTTTAAATGGTCAATACTCACTATTATGGTTTAGGTTTTTTTATAAtgtctaaatttcaaatttaatttaattcataggaaacttccaaaaaaaaaatttaaattctacaAATAGAATGAGAGGATTGACAAGTTTATagagatataataaaatatttaaaaaataagtattttaGAAAAGGAGACGCAACAAATTTTTAAACCTGTTTTTagagtaaaaaaatatattttaaatgtattttttattaacccgagatttttaatttaaaagattattttcgtatattaagaatttttggtATTTGGAGGGGGTTTTAAGAAAATCTTATTGGATTAATTGTTGAGGCTAAGTATAGAAAGATATGGCAAATTTTGGATTTAATTATTTGAGTTAGGGGTGAAGTTAGAAAATTCTTTTAGGcgacaaaaataaaattttaatttttaatagtctatatttttataatttttaaaagattaaattaattttttttataattttagagaagcaaaatataattttacctttattaatttaaaattttaaaattttttaaagagtCTAAAtagtatttttctattttagggggagTCGAGCCTTGTTAGCCCCTTAGATTCACCTTTGATTTGAGCTATATCTAAATTCTGAATTTATgtcttgtattttaatttaacatgtcaaatttaaaaattgggttttattttaaatttatataatatgtaaCATCCAATATCTAATTCGGTCGTCCTGAGCTAGGAGATGCTACAATCATTATTGGAGCAATTAGAGTCACATATACTTCATACAACCACTCACacatgcaatttaatgcattTCACATTCATTCTATGTCATATAATCATTTTCGGGTGCCATATGAGCTTAAGAAATGTTTTTTCTTTgtcttcctttattttttttgtcactgtgtaatttggtaatttggtGCCGTACGAGCTTACAAAATCCTCACCATTTACATCACCTTGGATTGTTCGGCAATGATGATTcgaatataaaaattatcacCACAGATTATCCGGCAACaataattttcaattaataatttaattctataaTATGTCAATTATATCCGACTCGGTCCGACAACTAATAGGGTAATTTTAATATACAATTCAAATCAtgcttatttatttcaaattttcatcatcaacttatcaattcaatacgtgacatatatataccaactcaagttcataccaatttcacatatcaatttaagtaataaaatttttattttattcaatttagtccttgcttcAATATTCAATCCAACTCATATCAATtcaactcaagcattcatcaagaACTCACCTCCAACTTCATATGCTTCCTCTTCAACATCACCGTAGCTTGCTACCGCCAAGGCTGATGGCTCTTCGGCATCGTGGTTCCGAATTAAAGGTGAATCTCTTCTCTTGATCACTTCAATTCTATAGTACTCCTTACCATCTTTATCCATCATCCTATAAACTCTCACTCCATCACCGATTTCCAGCTTCCAACACCGCACAAATGGAAGCCATCCTTTACTGAGAACCGGCTTCCGATAGCCTTTCTTCTTCCTTATTGAACAACAAAACACCCAGTCTTTCCCATTGTCGTCCTTCACCTTAAACTCCGCCTTATGCCGGTTTTGGAAATTCAGGAAACATCTTTTCTTCTTAGTTGGAACAGACAACCGCACCTTGATATCCGTCCTTGAAAGTATCTTCATGAATAGTGGTTTCTCTATTGCCATTGctttaaggaaaaaaaagtgagttgaagAGGTATTTTTCTAAGGGTTTTAGTGTTTCCTACccagagaaacaaagaaaatggCTGTTTACCTTTGTCCTTCACTCTTATTTCTTTGACCGATGTGAGGGGTTCCCGCTTTTCTCCCGTTCTTCCTTTGTAAGGAATTGGATGC from Gossypium hirsutum isolate 1008001.06 chromosome D04, Gossypium_hirsutum_v2.1, whole genome shotgun sequence encodes:
- the LOC107898690 gene encoding ATP phosphoribosyltransferase 1, chloroplastic isoform X2, with amino-acid sequence MSQFSTAFTAASSVSLPPPSFNVSVSKRSFIYCCSSSQSRTTVVNGKFDGKIFERDEIRFGLPSKGRMAGDTLDLLKDCQLSVKQVNPRQYVAQIPQLSNVEVWFQRPKDIVRKLLSGDLDLGIVGLDTVSEYGRGDEDLIIVHDALKYGDCRLSLAIPKYGIFENINSLKELAQMPRWTIDRPLRVATGFTYLGPKFMQENGLKHVIFSTADGALEAAPAMGIADAILDLVSSGTTLRENNLKEIEGGVVLESQAVLVASRKALIQRKGALDTTHEILERFEAHLRAADQFMVTANMRGSSAKEVAERVLSQPLLSGLQGPTVSPVLCKRDGKVAADYYAIVICVPKKALYKSVQQLRAIGGSGVLISPLTYIFDEETPRWRELLSKLGL
- the LOC107898690 gene encoding ATP phosphoribosyltransferase 1, chloroplastic isoform X1 — translated: MSQFSTAFTAASSVSLPPPSFNVSVSKRSFIYCCSSSQSRTTVVNGKFDGKIFERDEIRFGLPSKGRMAGDTLDLLKDCQLSVKQVNPRQYVAQIPQLSNVEVWFQRPKDIVRKLLSGDLDLGIVGLDTVSEYGRNGTLLLQYFYQGDEDLIIVHDALKYGDCRLSLAIPKYGIFENINSLKELAQMPRWTIDRPLRVATGFTYLGPKFMQENGLKHVIFSTADGALEAAPAMGIADAILDLVSSGTTLRENNLKEIEGGVVLESQAVLVASRKALIQRKGALDTTHEILERFEAHLRAADQFMVTANMRGSSAKEVAERVLSQPLLSGLQGPTVSPVLCKRDGKVAADYYAIVICVPKKALYKSVQQLRAIGGSGVLISPLTYIFDEETPRWRELLSKLGL